TCGACGCTAGAAACGTACTAAGTTCTTTTGTTTTAGGTTCCAAAAGTAGCATATCTGCTAAAAACATCTCCGATATTGAGCTCAAGGCAGTACACAATTTATTTGGATCGTCACTTAACGGCCATACACCTTCCAATATATCCTGTAAATAAGATTCTCGAAGTGCAAACTTGGTATTTGCTATTATCTGAACAGAATATTTAGCCTCAAGCGGGGAGCCAACGGTTGCAAATCTAACCAACTTCTCATAAAATGTGATATCGCTATGTGATTGTTGAGAGCTTTGTTGCGTGAGCTTATCATTAACAACTGTTGGGAATTTGCGAACAAAATTCACAATTGCACCCAAGTCTGATACTATAATGGCCGAGTCATTCTCCTTACATGTTTCAGATATAAGTTCCATTATATTCgattttaaaatttctggGGTCAAACGAGATATGCTGTCAATCAACTGTATggctgatgatgaaagcGGGCTTGATAGATCTCTTGCCACTGCCATAAGCTCAGAAAGATTGCTTTTATTGTAGCATATGCATGCAGCTCTGTACATAACGAGTTTCACGGTGCTGTAAATGTGCAGTTTTGAGTTAGTGTCGACGTCTTCCTTTTTAAcgatttcaaataattcgcTCAATGAGTTTTGCACGGTTTCGTAATCCGATGTCATAGGTGATATTGCTAGCTTGACAAGTCTAAATAGTCGTTtgtttttcatcaaaagGAAATGCTTCAAAGAAGCAGCCGGATTTCCAGTCTGTGGCATATCAGAGCATAGCCACAGTATTCCCCTATCCAGCTTTATTGCATCATCACTGCTGTTATCAATTTCATCTCtgccatcatcatcatcatcatcatctccGTTCACACTACCCGCAAATTCTAGTaattttggaagaaaacCACAGAGTTGAACCTGTCTTCTTGCCAAAGCAAAAAACGAACTCTTCGCTTTGGACCCAAGATGAGAAAAGACTGCAAGAAGTTTATGTGTTCTCTTCTTAGAGTCAGGCTGGTATGGAAACAATTTCTCAAATAGTGCCATGTCGACTTCTGAATTCACAAGTTTATCATTgatataaattaaattcaaaagatgatCCGGGAAGGAGCCGACCCACTGATCAAGGTCATCATTCCCGCTGTAAAGATTCGAAAGTTGCTCGTTGTAAAGGCGGGCTAAGAAGTTAATACACTCCACTCGAATCTGGGAGTGTTTCTCCCTCATAAGTTGATATAGTGTATCCATAATCGACTTGGAAGCAATTCTTGATGTGAATGTATTGGTGTCCAATGTGCTGAGTGCTTGGATGGTGGAAAGCCGAACTTCCGCTTCAGAATCGACTAACGTCTTTAGTAATCCATCTCGAATATCTTCTGCTGTGTCGCTTCTGTTTTCAATAAGTCTGGGCGTCCTTTTAACCCATGCAATTCTCACTGCCAGAGATCGGTCAAATGGtttcttcatccatttCTTGTAAACATCCTGATGCTCATGAAGAAAGTTCAAAGGTGAATTGGAAAAGCTGAGAATGGATTCAATGGCTTTTGTGGCGGCAACTCTGATATTATCATTGTCTGCCTCAAGTTCGTTGCTTAAAAGACCCATCACAGAAGAAGTTACCTCTGGAACATAACGCCAAATTTCTATTACTATTTGATTCACCTTGACAAGCTGACGAATACTTAATGAGCTATCTTCAGAATCAGATTCGGAGTCGCTCGACGAGGAACTGTTGAAATCTTCGTCCTCTTCCTGAGTAAACTTTAGAGCatcataaattatttcggaGAAAAACAAAGTAACCAATCTTGAGAGTCTATCAGCATTCAATGTGAAGAGAGTCACTGTAAATCCAAAGGCAGGAACTGCATGAATTGGATGACGCCCATGTGCTTGCTtaaaatgttgaagaaactTGTTGAGCATAAGCTTCATCACACCCTCCGGCAAAGTATTTGATTCGCTGATCACCTCTGTTAAAATCTCAAGCAATATCGGTTTCAACTCCTTATCCAGATTGTTAACGGAGGCAACCTGGTAAACCACCTGAAATAATCCCTCGGCAAGTTTTGGTGCATCTGGAAGATCAGTCAACAATATTGCAATTTTCACTTCAGCAATTCTTGTAGCTAAATACATATACTGACTGTAATATCCATGATCCGAATCTGTAAGTCCTTTCAACTGCCTGTAAAAGAGCCGAAAAACTTGTGAGAGCTCAGGTGCACTGTATGGAGCATCTGGGGCGTATAGTCGAAGAATATCCACAATGCAACATGCGGCATATGATTGGACACCAGCATTCGAATGATGAAGCAGCTTTTTACTTATTAATTCTGATTTCACATGCTCCAGTGATCCGGtatcaacttcatcttgGTCGAGGGAAGACAATTCATCAGATAGAATTTCAAGCCTGCTGAGGAGCTCTTTGGTGGAGACTGGCTTTCGGGCAGTTGAAATTAGCCTTTCTTTAAAATTCAACTTTTGCTTCATTGCCTTTGTCTGCATGAACTTGGTATGGCACGGaaccaaaatatatttaaatttgaaattgtgATGCAGATCATTTCAATACCGAAGGTACGTACCTCTTTTTGGGCTCACGCgtaaatatttcaagaaaatagtAGCATTATCGCGTCTCCTGATCACAGAAAATTATAGACTCCAATTGtgggtcgatcgacttgaATCAGATAGATGAGAATGAGAGCAAATAGGGTGGAGCGATAAAAAGCCTCCTTTCCCCAAGGGATAAAACAAGCGTGTTTAAAGTTTCCACATAGTGCAGCCGTGTACAAAATTGAATTCTTTGTTTAAAGgatcttctcttttttgttaGAATCAACAGCCAACTAGAGTGCAGCTATAGCAGGCTATGATAAGCTTTATGAGCAAAAAGTACAACGCACTCTCTGGTTTTGACCAGCACTTTTCTAATAGGTCTTCGCCCAGTCGATTGATACTTCAAATAGTCACATTACAATTTTTCTATTATATCACAGCTTTTGTTCTATTCTTTATTACGGCAAATCTTATAGGGCAGCCATTTGATGCAAAATGGATGTTTTCATGGCGCATAATTACGATTGGTACTTCACTAGGTATAACGTTGATAATGCTGTGGTTATTTGATTCTCTAATATCGGTCATTTTTATCATGCTGGTTATAGGGCGCTCAAAGCTAGCATGGGATTTTGCAGTAACGGTACATgtgataaatttgatgTTTGCCTGGTTATACGAAGGGTTCCCAAAATCGATTCCGTGGTGGTGTTTACAAGTTACCAGTGCATGCATAATGGTTGGTTTAGGTACATATAGTACGCGCTGGAAAGAACTTAGGGATACATTCTTTGAAGGGTTGATTGATCCAGAATTGGGTCAGGCGGATAATATGGTTGTGAGTGCAAATGATGATGCAGATACAGATGATAATTCGCATTCGAAGAGCAAAAAGCCACCTTCTAGTGGTAAACAAGCAGAACAAGAGGTCATTCCAATGCACAGCATGAAATAGTTTTAAGGCGGTAGTAATTTCCAGTTGAGCAAACAAATCAACCTAGTTGTCTTTAATTTCATATACTTTGCAAGTGCATATTCAAGCTAATAGTTTATTTCTCTGCATTCTCTTTTCGTTACTACATAAAATTGGTAGATTATTACTTccttttattattatatacaTTTCTAGTTCGGTCCCTTATTCACTCATTGTATCTGAATTGGGTCACAACCAAAACTTTTGTTGGCAGATGTTGAACAGGTGAAGGTATCAAGAGTTTGAGCTTTcccttttcatcatcacaaTGCAATACGTAGCAGAATCCCAAAGTATTTCTTCCAGAAACCGTCTTAATCAAGATGGTATTATTTTCTGTATCGTCAGGGCTACCAATGTACTTTCCCATTTCCAGATCTGAATCATCAGCAAAGGCCAAAATTGCATTCTCTAAATTAGATGAGGACGGAGCCTTCAATCTTTCCATATAATCATCAAAAGAGGTTGTCACTGCACTGGCTTCCAATCCGGTTCCAGCCTCTGcactatcatcatcagcagTATCTCCAGAAAGAAATGCCAGATTTAGAGCTTCCAACACTTTTGGATTAAGAAACACGAAATCTTTCAAGTTCACCACCATTGTGTACGGACTCAAAGGAGAGCTACTTATTCCGTAGAAGTACTCTTTAATAGCCCGCTGTTGAATCTCACGCTGAAGCTTATCATCCATATCAACGCATCCACTAGATTTGGCAACTTTTAGAAGTGTGAGTCTATTTTCGTCGTATTTTAGTTTCCGTTTAAGATCAACCAATAGTCTCTCATTTCCTACAACAATCAAGATGTCTATCTTAAGTTCATCTATAATGCATTGGATCACATCGAGATCACCAATATGGAAAGCGGGGGTGTCTACTATAATACCGGAAGAACGAACATCCGAACTCTTTTCCAACCTTTTTTCTATACAACCACTCATCTGACCAATCAAATACTtataaaatttcaaattgtCCCTATAGTTCTCGAGTCCAAAGTTCTTCACCAAGGGCTGCTTTGGGTGATAAAAGGATGGGCCTGTGGTAATTGTCTCTCCAAGGCAGATATTTTCTATGTTAAACATCCCAGATATTGCAGTGGCCGTTAAATTTCCAGGTATGGTAAAAACAGGTTCCTGGGGATTTAGATTAACATATAATGGCCGTccatccattttttctgcGTATGATGCAATCACGCGACACAAAGAAGTCTTTCCAGAGTTTTTCGGGCCGATAACTAACACTCTGGGGCCATTTGGTCCTTTAGCTCTTATATTCTCAAGAGCTAAATGCAAATTTAAAAGTGTACCCATGCATGTTTCCTCGCCGACATACTCTGAAGAAGGCTGACAGTTATAATACTCAAGTGTACATCCAGAAAAAGTAGAAATACATGATTTGAGAGATCCTTGAAACGTATATTCGTAGTTCGGTGAAAGCTCTGTTCCAAAAATCTCAGCTGTTCCTTTAGTGAGTTTGATCTTGAGTGTATCCTTGTTGGTAAGTTCGAATCTCCATTCCTGGAAAGCGGGAACTTCAACTTGATGCTGTTCTACTTGCTCCTCAAATTTCTCTATATGAGGTTCATTATCCGACTTACTCAATATTGATTTAAGAACGGACGTATCCAGGGACATTTTGCCAACAACTAGAGGTACAAAACGGAATCGAGCTGTTTACTTCAAAGTTTAATGCAAATGTGTATGTGATAAAGGCGAAGAAAGTCTAGCTTCTGAGttctgcaaaaaaaaaaaataaaaaagaaaaataaaaatcgATTTCAACaaacataaaaaaataagtagATTGGAATCCCAATTTAGCGATAATGCCTATTAACAGTTAACTCCACAAGCGTTGTATTTTAATGAGCAAGGCAGTAAATGGTCTATACTGTTATATTTACTATTGACTTGCTACAGTAATGTCGCAAAAGGTAATTGCCCATAAACGAGAGCCTACAGGCTCTCTTCTTAAACAGAGGATAAGTTCTATATCATCGGACACAATTGGACAGACAACTGATGAGAACAAGAAGGCAAGAGTgttagaaaaaaaggacGATagtataaaaaagaaacaaagcCCCGAGGATAGGTCAAAGtccagaagaaaagcattgCGAGATTTTTACAAACTGCGAGATCAGCAACAGCGGATGCTAAACGATAATGTTGAGAATACTTCGAAAGAGAAACCCCAAACAAATGGAAAAGAACGGGTGTCGGAGGAACATTTAAAGTCACTCGAACTAACACCAGAGacatttgatgaatatgtCTCAAAGGTTGATTTCGTACAGTTACTACTGAAGGAGGACGAAATATTAGAGGAGTTAGGAAATAATCAAAGTGAGACCAAATCAATCGTTTATAATAATTACTACGAGCTTATCAAGATCAACGACATCTTGATGAGCATGAAAGAGAAGAGTAACAATGCCATACGATCTTCTGGAGGAAAACCAGTGAAGGAAAGTCTGCtcaatgtgaaaaaaaatctacAGATACTTGAACAGCTCGATAAAGATGTTTTTGGAAGCATAGACGAGAGcttaagaaagaagaaaaatgacatCGAAAAAGCACAAGCAATATGTCATGGCATCAATAGATTGATGTTGTCTGATCTGATATCGAAGGATCTTGTTCAGAGGATTGATGATGTTCTTCCACGTCTGAAAAACGAGTCTCTTATACTTCAATTGAATGAATTGAAAGAACGAGGAAATGTGCGGGACAAGTAAGTAGGGGACAGTTTGGTTTGAAATTAGATTGTGTTGTCGGATGTGTAAATCATAATTAATGTAAAATAACGAATTAAAAGCGTTTATTACGAGGTTGCCCGTATGTTGTTGCTTCTAAGTTTAACGCCAATAGGAGGAggaattgaaaataattgaCTGGTATTTACAGTTTTGCGCCGCGCTCGCATCTGTAAGTATGCATTTGAAATATCCAaatttaataatatattcCGGGAgatacttt
The sequence above is a segment of the Brettanomyces bruxellensis chromosome 6, complete sequence genome. Coding sequences within it:
- a CDS encoding uncharacterized protein (BUSCO:EOG09262PMC) — protein: MQTKAMKQKLNFKERLISTARKPVSTKELLSRLEILSDELSSLDQDEVDTGSLEHVKSELISKKLLHHSNAGVQSYAACCIVDILRLYAPDAPYSAPELSQVFRLFYRQLKGLTDSDHGYYSQYMYLATRIAEVKIAILLTDLPDAPKLAEGLFQVVYQVASVNNLDKELKPILLEILTEVISESNTLPEGVMKLMLNKFLQHFKQAHGRHPIHAVPAFGFTVTLFTLNADRLSRLVTLFFSEIIYDALKFTQEEDEDFNSSSSSDSESDSEDSSLSIRQLVKVNQIVIEIWRYVPEVTSSVMGLLSNELEADNDNIRVAATKAIESILSFSNSPLNFLHEHQDVYKKWMKKPFDRSLAVRIAWVKRTPRLIENRSDTAEDIRDGLLKTLVDSEAEVRLSTIQALSTLDTNTFTSRIASKSIMDTLYQLMREKHSQIRVECINFLARLYNEQLSNLYSGNDDLDQWVGSFPDHLLNLIYINDKLVNSEVDMALFEKLFPYQPDSKKRTHKLLAVFSHLGSKAKSSFFALARRQVQLCGFLPKLLEFAGSVNGDDDDDDDGRDEIDNSSDDAIKLDRGILWLCSDMPQTGNPAASLKHFLLMKNKRLFRLVKLAISPMTSDYETVQNSLSELFEIVKKEDVDTNSKLHIYSTVKLVMYRAACICYNKSNLSELMAVARDLSSPLSSSAIQLIDSISRLTPEILKSNIMELISETCKENDSAIIVSDLGAIVNFVRKFPTVVNDKLTQQSSQQSHSDITFYEKLVRFATVGSPLEAKYSVQIIANTKFALRESYLQDILEGVWPLSDDPNKLCTALSSISEMFLADMLLLEPKTKELSTFLASKILLKNNFLDQKQYEAESNDVWISDEHLITDETSCYVKLLALRCLTNWLVAVKSDTQSDLISLSEPIFKLLRSIIVNGGEIISKKDATYPTPKSYQSRLRLEAGLMLLKLAECGSYDAQLNVDVVEELIFLVQDENKNVRDLFLDSLTKALSSQKVPKKFVPLVMFYAHEPDSSIQKKAATWIRSMFNRELRLHDSWNDLLFETSYVRLIYMLSSHSEFKNIYREYTSAEENTGGKAQAFYNLSAFASAYLIFAVEIISTEDNISLLFYLTQRVKQYQSVLLDAGPERLDRQQSDFKNEDERLYFVSDLAQLVVKQISEMRKWYTTTWPGKMALPSDLYQKNRSKELVQDVVKSSFIPEQYLAEVTRVVKTSCKRFKSLPKNLTMGKRVRQDKDEGQRKVSILEIDAQEVAKDKRPFNRRDTIATRVLRRSGE